One window from the genome of Schistocerca nitens isolate TAMUIC-IGC-003100 unplaced genomic scaffold, iqSchNite1.1 HiC_scaffold_215, whole genome shotgun sequence encodes:
- the LOC126220928 gene encoding uncharacterized protein LOC126220928 has protein sequence MHVRQHRYPYTRPPIAHSRSVFNIINGAPAARRGRSHDAAATFAPTHSRTAKQLADPPTQHSRQTKTTAAAATKQNKHLAPSVRQKTNGQAHRPLLTTTTQRHAAPFPPLSIHSARDPVVDDDTRRARFPQPTPFRHYARLHPTPVATALLHALSPPPPPPPPPPPPLSPFPYTTTQPKTHSRPKHNNMARASAHTPNQSPSTQPHARHGKTGVLPRCHQSSTNNHTGGTTNNCRPAGNHQTHIPARHHTPLGSRFAKT, from the coding sequence atgcacgtacgacaacaccgctacccgtacacaaggcctcccattgcacacagccgctctgtgttcaacatcatcaatggcgcgcccgcggctcgtcgcggtcgcagccatgacgccgccgccacttttgcaccaacacattcacgcaccgcaaaacagctcgccgacccaccgacacagcacagccgacaaacaaaaacaaccgcggcggcggcaacaaaacaaaacaaacacctcgcaccaagcgtccgacagaaaacaaacggacaggcacacaggcctctgctaacgaccacgacacagcggcacgctgcccctttcccgccactctcgattcacagcgcacgcgaccccgtcgtcgacgacgacacgcgacgggctcgcttcccgcaacctacacctttccgccactacgcacggctccacccgacgcccgtcgcaacggcactactgcacgcactatcacccccgccgccgccgccgccgccgccgcctcctcctctctcccccttcccgtacacaacaacacagccaaaaacacactcacgacccaaacataacaacatggcacgtgcatcggcgcacacccccaaccagtcaccgtcgacacaaccacacgcaaggcacggaaaaaccggcgtccttccacgttgccatcaaagcagcacaaacaaccacacaggaggaaccaccaacaactgccggccggccggcaaccaccaaacgcacattcccgctcgccaccacacacctctcggcagccgtttcgcaaagacatga